A genomic region of Parus major isolate Abel chromosome 14, Parus_major1.1, whole genome shotgun sequence contains the following coding sequences:
- the MARF1 gene encoding meiosis regulator and mRNA stability factor 1 isoform X1, with amino-acid sequence MMEGSRTENLCNRSLEWLQRQENDAKPWLWKLSNCFSAAEKALPCGSKTKDYMENKKAAVELKDASSPHAGSKLFPAVPLPDVHPLQQQQLQLSPGPKVSCCAHGSDSSCAPQMHCGGGGGGGGSLIHPGTILDSKSTGTITCQVGSGFAYQSGSSLKNAPARSNLAGISSEFSGMCVENSVSSCQHLACCGKLHFQPCHGSVHKLHQFPALPSCPSSGYFPCPEFTSGAAGHLDEHIAQPELPPRVCANPLHLNVVPPVCLKGSHYCTDCLSKPTRNSLVDAAKIWPNIPPPSTQTAPVPIPICNGCGTKGTGNEKSLILASSLGKSPQKYGSPEVAITGQVLENLPPIGVFWDIENCSVPTGRSAIAVVQRIREKFFKGHREAEFICVCDISKENKEVIQELNNCQVTVAHINATAKNAADDKLRQSLRRFADTHTAPATVVLVSTDVNFALELSDLRHRHGFRIILVHKNQASEALLHHAHELICFEEFISDLPPRLPLKMPACHTLLYVYNLPTNRDSKSVSNRLRRLSDNCGGKVLSISGSSAILRFLNQESAERARKRMENEDVFGNRIVVSFTPKNKELNETKSSSFVGTDKVKSPKKISKNTKLCLLNKDSNDQSAGTKGSAGRGFQIHGSVIKPTNVKSLQELCRLESKNINRNTENQQERLREQIPSPQSNSNATVSVSLATKKMGAGESSSKNSQKKETSASRSITNSPVDKKDKDETVFQVSYPSAFSKLTASRQLSPLLMSQSCWSSRSMSPNLSNRSSPLTFNIVNHTSGTDCPDPFANGADIQISNIDYRLSRKELQQNLQEVFSRHGKVKSVELSPHTDYQLKAVVQMENLQEAISAVNSLHRYKIGSKRIQVSLATGAASKSLSLLSSEAMSILQDAPACCLPVFKFTEIYEKKFGRKLIVSDLYKLTDTVAIRDQGSARLVCLLPSSQARQSPLGSSQSHDGSSANCSPIIFEELEYHEPVCKQHCLNKDFIEHEFDPDSYRIPFVVLSLKTFAPQVHSLLQTHEGTVPLLSFPDCYMSEFNDLEMVPEGQGGVPLEHLITCVPGVNIATAQNGIKVIKWIHNKPPPPTADPWLLRSKSPVGNPQLIQFSREVIDLLKSQPSCVIPVSKFIPTYHHHFAKQCRVSDYGYSKLMELLEAVPHVLQILGMGSKRLLTLTHRAQVKRFTQDLLKLLKSQASKQVIVREFLQAYHWCFSKDWDVTEYGVCELADIISEIPDTTICLSQQDNEMVICIPKRERTQEEIERTKQFSKEVVDLLRHQPHFRMPFNKFIPCYHHHFGRQCKLAYYGFTKLLELFEAIPDVLLVLECGEEKILTLTEVEQVKAVAAQLVKLLRAQKDNSLLLADLLPEYSKTFGYALRLHDFDVSSVPALMQKLCHVVKVVDTESGKQIQLINRKSLRTLTAQLLVLLMSWDGTSLLSVEQLKQHYETVHSTSLNPCEYGFMTLTELLKSLPYLVEVFTNGATEEYVKLTNLYVFAKNVRSLLHTYHYQQIFLHEFPVAYSKYTGEVLQPKAYGCNNLEELLGAIPQVVWIKGHGHKRIVVLKNDMKTRFSSPSFPPADHVDDHGNQLADNNGHIMETQGSTSSMELNLGRPSNVSNQTEQELLCLTNTSPVDLLCEPVPSCLPSPQLRPDPVVLESADLIQFEERPAPLPEIMILTEEEKQRIVTTAEEKLISGSVVSDTTENASVPPCQSSETQVNKEATDSPAKKQLKNKVKLAANFSLAPVTKL; translated from the exons ATGATGGAAGGAAGCAGGACGGAGAACCTCTGCAATAGGTCGTTGGAATGGCTTCAGAGACAAGAGAATGATGCTAAGCCATGGCTCTGGAAACTTTCTaattgcttttctgctgctgagaaggCTTTGCCTTGTGGTTCGAAAACG aaagATTACATGGAGAACAAGAAAGCTGCTGTAGAATTGAAGGATGCTTCATCTCCTCATGCTGGCTCTAAATTGTTTCCAGCAGTGCCGCTTCCCGATGTTCATCCTCTTCAGCAACAGCAATTACAGCTTTCCCCTGGCCCCAAAGTAAGCTGCTGTGCTCATGGCTCTGACTCTTCTTGTGCTCCACAAATGCattgtggtggtggtggtggtggtggtgggagcCTGATTCACCCTGGCACAATATTAGACTCAAAAAGCACTGGGACGATAACTTGTCAAGTAGGGTCAGGATTTGCTTATCAGTCTGGATCTTCACTGAAGAACGCTCCAGCTAGAAGCAATTTGGCAGGAATTTCCAGTGAGTTCTCTGGCATGTGCGTAGAAAACAGTGTATCTTCCTGTCAGCATCTGGCCTGTTGTGGAAAACTCCATTTCCAGCCCTGTCATGGTAGTGTGCACAAACTGCATCAGTTCCCAGCCCTGCCGAGCTGCCCATCCTCTGGCTACTTCCCCTGTCCCGAGTTCACCAGTGGGGCTGCGGGGCACTTGGATGAGCACATTGCACAGCCGGAGCTGCCGCCACGCGTCTGCGCCAACCCTCTGCACCTAAACGTGGTGCCCCCCGTGTGTCTGAAGGGCTCTCATTACTGCACTGACTGCTTGAGCAAG CCAACCAGAAACAGCCTAGTTGATGCTGCTAAAATCTGGCCAAATATTCCTCCTCCAAGTACACAGACTGCACCTGTTCCTATCCCAATCTGTAATGGCTGTGGAACCAAAGGAACAGGAAATGAGAAGAGTTTGATACTGGCAAGCAGCCTTGGCAAATCACCACAGAAATATG GGTCCCCAGAAGTTGCAATAACAGGCCAGGTTCTGGAAAACTTGCCCCCCATTGGAGTCTTCTGGGACATTGAAAACTGCTCAGTTCCCACTGGCCGTTCTGCTATAGCAGTTGTGCAGAGGATTCGGGAGAAGTTTTTTAAAGGTCACAGAGAGGCAGAATtcatctgtgtgtgtgacatcagtaaagaaaataaagaagttatTCAGGAGCTAAACAACTGCCAG GTGACTGTTGCACACATAAACGCTACAGCCAAGAATGCTGCTGATGACAAACTCAGACAGAGTCTGAGGAGATTTGCTGATACACACACTGCACCTGCCACTGTGGTTCTTGTGTCAA cgGATGTGAACTTTGCTTTGGAACTGAGTGACCTGAGACATCGACATGGTTTCCGAATCATTTTGGTACATAAAAACCAAGCTTCAGAAGCACTCTTACATCATGCCCATGAActtatttgttttgaagaatttatttcagaCTTGCCACCAAGGTTACCACTGAAAATGCCg GCTTGTCATACACTGTTATATGTCTATAATCTGCCAACAAACAGAGACAGCAAAAGTGTCAGCAATCGCCTGAGGCGTTTGTCAGACAACTGTGGAGGGAAGGTGCTGAGCATTTCTGGAAGCAGTGCAATTCTCCGCTTCTTAAACCAGGAAAGTGCAGAACGGGCTCGGAAGCgaatggaaaatgaagatgttTTTGGTAACAGGATTGTAGTGTCTTTCACTCCCAAAAACAAAGAActcaatgaaacaaaaagctcCAGCTTTGTGGGAACTGACAAGGTCAAGTCTCCCAAAAAAATTAGCAAGAACACGAAGCTGTGCCTCCTCAACAAGGACTCAAATGATCAGTCTGCTGGTACCaaaggctctgctgggagaggattCCAGATTCATGGATCTGTCATCAAACCCACAAATGTCAAAAGTTTACAG GAGCTGTGCCGCCTTGAATCAAAGAACATCAATAGAAATACTGAAAACCAGCAAGAACGTTTAAGAGAACAAATTCCTTCTCCTCAGAGTAACTCCAATGCAACGGTTTCTGTGTCTCTGGCAACCAAAAAAATGGGAGCAGGAGAATCATCCTCCAAAAATAGTCAGAA aaaagagacCTCTGCTTCCAGGAGCATTACCAATTCCCCTGTagataaaaaagataaagatgAAACTGTGTTTCAGGTCAGCTATCCCTCTGCTTTCAGTAAGCTGACTGCCTCAAGACAGCTCAGTCCTTTGCTCATGTCTCAGAGTTGCTGGTCATCTCG GAGTATGTCTCCCAACCTTTCAAATAGATCATCTCCACTCACATTCAATATAGTGAATCATACCAGTGGTACAGACTGCCCTGATCCCTTTGCAAATGGTGCAGACATTCAGATAAGCAACATAGATTACAGATTGTCCAGAAAAGAGTTGCAGCAAAATTTACAAGAAGTCTTCTCAAGACATGGCAAG gTAAAAAGTGTGGAGCTCAGTCCCCACACAGACTACCAGCTGAAGGCTGTGGTTCAGATGGAAAATCTGCAGGAAGCCATCAGTGCTGTCAACAGTCTGCACAGATACAAAATTGGCAGTAAGAGGATTCAGGTCTCATTAGCAACAGGAGCTGCTAGTAAATCACTTTCTCTACTTAG CTCAGAAGCAATGTCTATTCTGCAGGATGCACCTGCTTGTTGCTTGCCTGTGTTCAAATTCACAGAAATCTATGAAAAAAA GTTTGGCCGTAAGTTAATTGTCTCAGACCTGTACAAACTCACGGACACCGTGGCCATCCGTGACCAGGGGAGCGCGAGGCTCGTGTgtctcctgcccagcagccaggccaggcagAGCCCCTTGGGCTCTTCACAGTCACACGATGGCTCCTCAGCAAACTGTAGTCCAATAATATTTGAAGAGCTGGAATATCACGAGCCTGTTTGTAAGCAGCATTGCCTGAATAAAGACTTTAT TGAACATGAGTTTGATCCAGATTCTTATAGAATTCCTTTTGTGGTTTTGTCTCTGAAGACATTTGCTCCCCAAGTTCACAGTCTTCTACAGACACATGAGGGTACTGTGCCTTTACTAAg tTTTCCTGATTGTTACATGTCAGAGTTCAATGATCTTGAAATGGTGCCAGAAGGCCAAGGTGGTGTTCCCTTAGAACATCTGATTACCTGTGTTCCTGGAGTTAACATTGCCACTGCCCAAAATGGCATTAAAGTTATCAAATGGATACATAACAAACCACCACCTCCTACTGCAG ATCCTTGGCTTCTGCGTTCCAAGAGCCCTGTAGGTAATCCCCAGCTCATTCAGTTCAGTCGAGAAGTGATAGATCTGCTCAAAAGCCAGCCATCCTGTGTCATCCCTGTCAGCAAATTCATCCCAACCTACCATCACCACTTTGCAAAGCAATGCCGAGTGTCTGACTACGGCTATTCCAAATtaatggagctgctggaagcagtgcCTCATGTACTGCAG ATTCTTGGCATGGGTTCCAAACGCTTGTTAACACTAACACACAGAGCTCAGGTGAAGCGCTTCACTCAAGATTTACTGAAGCTGCTCAAGTCCCAGGCCAGTAAGCAAGTTATTGTGAGGGAATTCCTGCAGGCTTATCACTG gtGTTTCTCTAAGGATTGGGATGTTACTGAGTATGGAGTGTGTGAACTGGCTGATATTATATCAGAAATTCCAGATACAACCATCTGTTTGTCACAGCAAGATAATGAGATGGTGATTTGTATTCCTAAAAGAG aacgTACCCAGGAGGAAATTGAAAGAACCAAGCAGTTTTCCAAGGAGGTGGTGGATCTGCTGCGGCACCAGCCCCATTTTCGAATGCCCTTCAATAAATTTATTCCTTGCTACCACCACCACTTTGGGCGCCAGTGCAAACTCGCTTACTATGGGTTTACAAAACTACTTGAACTCTTTGAAGCCATACCAGATGTCTTACTT GTACTGGAGTGTGGGGAGGAGAAGATTCTCACCCTGACAGAAGTGGAGCAGGTGAAGGCAGTGGCTGCCCAGTTGGTGAAGCTGCTGCGGGCACAGAAGGacaattccctgctgctggcgGATCTGCTGCCCGAGTACAGCAAAACCTTCGGCTACGCCCTGCGCCTGCACGACTTCGATgtcagctctgtgccagccctcaTGCAGAAACTCTGCCACGTTGTGAAG gTGGTTGACACAGAATCTGGCAAGCAAATTCAGCTGATAAACAGAAAATCTCTGCGGACTCTGACTGCGCAGTTGCTGGTCTTGCTGATGTCCTGGGATGGAACATCCTTGCTCTCAGTTGAGCAGCTTAAGCAACATTATGAAACAGTCCACAGTACTTCACTTAATCCATGTGAATATGGATTTATGACCTTAACTGAACTCCTGAAGAGTCTGCCTTACTTGGTTGAG GTTTTTACCAATGGTGCAACAGAAGAATATGTCAAGCTTACAAATCTGTATGTTTTTGCAAAGAATGTGAGGTCCTTACTTCACACCTACCATTACcagcaaatttttcttcatgagTTCCCAGTAGCATACAGCAAATACACAGGAGAAGTGCTGCAGCCTAAAGCATATGGATGCAATAATTTAGAAGAGCTCTTGGGAGCAATTCCACAG GTGGTCTGGATTAAAGGACATGGCCATAAGAGAATTGTAGTCCTGAAGAATGATATGAAAA CTCGTTTTAGCTCACCTAGTTTTCCCCCTGCTGATCATGTAGATGATCATGGAAATCAACTTGCTGACAATAATGGACATATTATGGAGACCCAAGGATCCACTTCATCAATGGAACTAAATCTAGGAAGGCCTAGCAATG TTTCTAATCAAACAGAACAAGAACTTCTTTGCCTCACAAACACATCTCCTGTTGATCTCCTGTGTGAGCCAGTACCTTCTTGCCTGCCATCCCCTCAGCTGAGACCTGATCCTGTGGTTCTTGAGTCTGCAGACCTCATTCAGTTTGAGGAACGCCCTGCACCCCTCCCAG agataatgattttaacagaagaagaaaaacagagaattgtaaccacagctgaagaaaagctgATCTCTGGTTCTGTGGTGTCTGACACCACGGAGAATGCTTCAGTGCCTCCCTGTCAGTCCTCTGAAACCCAAGTAAACAAAGAAGCAACAGACAGCCCAGCCAAAAAGCAACTCAAAAACAAGGTCAAATTGGCAGCAAACTTCTCACTTGCACCTGTAACCAAGCTTTAA
- the MARF1 gene encoding meiosis regulator and mRNA stability factor 1 isoform X2 yields MMEGSRTENLCNRSLEWLQRQENDAKPWLWKLSNCFSAAEKALPCGSKTKDYMENKKAAVELKDASSPHAGSKLFPAVPLPDVHPLQQQQLQLSPGPKPTRNSLVDAAKIWPNIPPPSTQTAPVPIPICNGCGTKGTGNEKSLILASSLGKSPQKYGSPEVAITGQVLENLPPIGVFWDIENCSVPTGRSAIAVVQRIREKFFKGHREAEFICVCDISKENKEVIQELNNCQVTVAHINATAKNAADDKLRQSLRRFADTHTAPATVVLVSTDVNFALELSDLRHRHGFRIILVHKNQASEALLHHAHELICFEEFISDLPPRLPLKMPACHTLLYVYNLPTNRDSKSVSNRLRRLSDNCGGKVLSISGSSAILRFLNQESAERARKRMENEDVFGNRIVVSFTPKNKELNETKSSSFVGTDKVKSPKKISKNTKLCLLNKDSNDQSAGTKGSAGRGFQIHGSVIKPTNVKSLQELCRLESKNINRNTENQQERLREQIPSPQSNSNATVSVSLATKKMGAGESSSKNSQKKETSASRSITNSPVDKKDKDETVFQVSYPSAFSKLTASRQLSPLLMSQSCWSSRSMSPNLSNRSSPLTFNIVNHTSGTDCPDPFANGADIQISNIDYRLSRKELQQNLQEVFSRHGKVKSVELSPHTDYQLKAVVQMENLQEAISAVNSLHRYKIGSKRIQVSLATGAASKSLSLLSSEAMSILQDAPACCLPVFKFTEIYEKKFGRKLIVSDLYKLTDTVAIRDQGSARLVCLLPSSQARQSPLGSSQSHDGSSANCSPIIFEELEYHEPVCKQHCLNKDFIEHEFDPDSYRIPFVVLSLKTFAPQVHSLLQTHEGTVPLLSFPDCYMSEFNDLEMVPEGQGGVPLEHLITCVPGVNIATAQNGIKVIKWIHNKPPPPTADPWLLRSKSPVGNPQLIQFSREVIDLLKSQPSCVIPVSKFIPTYHHHFAKQCRVSDYGYSKLMELLEAVPHVLQILGMGSKRLLTLTHRAQVKRFTQDLLKLLKSQASKQVIVREFLQAYHWCFSKDWDVTEYGVCELADIISEIPDTTICLSQQDNEMVICIPKRERTQEEIERTKQFSKEVVDLLRHQPHFRMPFNKFIPCYHHHFGRQCKLAYYGFTKLLELFEAIPDVLLVLECGEEKILTLTEVEQVKAVAAQLVKLLRAQKDNSLLLADLLPEYSKTFGYALRLHDFDVSSVPALMQKLCHVVKVVDTESGKQIQLINRKSLRTLTAQLLVLLMSWDGTSLLSVEQLKQHYETVHSTSLNPCEYGFMTLTELLKSLPYLVEVFTNGATEEYVKLTNLYVFAKNVRSLLHTYHYQQIFLHEFPVAYSKYTGEVLQPKAYGCNNLEELLGAIPQVVWIKGHGHKRIVVLKNDMKTRFSSPSFPPADHVDDHGNQLADNNGHIMETQGSTSSMELNLGRPSNVSNQTEQELLCLTNTSPVDLLCEPVPSCLPSPQLRPDPVVLESADLIQFEERPAPLPEIMILTEEEKQRIVTTAEEKLISGSVVSDTTENASVPPCQSSETQVNKEATDSPAKKQLKNKVKLAANFSLAPVTKL; encoded by the exons ATGATGGAAGGAAGCAGGACGGAGAACCTCTGCAATAGGTCGTTGGAATGGCTTCAGAGACAAGAGAATGATGCTAAGCCATGGCTCTGGAAACTTTCTaattgcttttctgctgctgagaaggCTTTGCCTTGTGGTTCGAAAACG aaagATTACATGGAGAACAAGAAAGCTGCTGTAGAATTGAAGGATGCTTCATCTCCTCATGCTGGCTCTAAATTGTTTCCAGCAGTGCCGCTTCCCGATGTTCATCCTCTTCAGCAACAGCAATTACAGCTTTCCCCTGGCCCCAAA CCAACCAGAAACAGCCTAGTTGATGCTGCTAAAATCTGGCCAAATATTCCTCCTCCAAGTACACAGACTGCACCTGTTCCTATCCCAATCTGTAATGGCTGTGGAACCAAAGGAACAGGAAATGAGAAGAGTTTGATACTGGCAAGCAGCCTTGGCAAATCACCACAGAAATATG GGTCCCCAGAAGTTGCAATAACAGGCCAGGTTCTGGAAAACTTGCCCCCCATTGGAGTCTTCTGGGACATTGAAAACTGCTCAGTTCCCACTGGCCGTTCTGCTATAGCAGTTGTGCAGAGGATTCGGGAGAAGTTTTTTAAAGGTCACAGAGAGGCAGAATtcatctgtgtgtgtgacatcagtaaagaaaataaagaagttatTCAGGAGCTAAACAACTGCCAG GTGACTGTTGCACACATAAACGCTACAGCCAAGAATGCTGCTGATGACAAACTCAGACAGAGTCTGAGGAGATTTGCTGATACACACACTGCACCTGCCACTGTGGTTCTTGTGTCAA cgGATGTGAACTTTGCTTTGGAACTGAGTGACCTGAGACATCGACATGGTTTCCGAATCATTTTGGTACATAAAAACCAAGCTTCAGAAGCACTCTTACATCATGCCCATGAActtatttgttttgaagaatttatttcagaCTTGCCACCAAGGTTACCACTGAAAATGCCg GCTTGTCATACACTGTTATATGTCTATAATCTGCCAACAAACAGAGACAGCAAAAGTGTCAGCAATCGCCTGAGGCGTTTGTCAGACAACTGTGGAGGGAAGGTGCTGAGCATTTCTGGAAGCAGTGCAATTCTCCGCTTCTTAAACCAGGAAAGTGCAGAACGGGCTCGGAAGCgaatggaaaatgaagatgttTTTGGTAACAGGATTGTAGTGTCTTTCACTCCCAAAAACAAAGAActcaatgaaacaaaaagctcCAGCTTTGTGGGAACTGACAAGGTCAAGTCTCCCAAAAAAATTAGCAAGAACACGAAGCTGTGCCTCCTCAACAAGGACTCAAATGATCAGTCTGCTGGTACCaaaggctctgctgggagaggattCCAGATTCATGGATCTGTCATCAAACCCACAAATGTCAAAAGTTTACAG GAGCTGTGCCGCCTTGAATCAAAGAACATCAATAGAAATACTGAAAACCAGCAAGAACGTTTAAGAGAACAAATTCCTTCTCCTCAGAGTAACTCCAATGCAACGGTTTCTGTGTCTCTGGCAACCAAAAAAATGGGAGCAGGAGAATCATCCTCCAAAAATAGTCAGAA aaaagagacCTCTGCTTCCAGGAGCATTACCAATTCCCCTGTagataaaaaagataaagatgAAACTGTGTTTCAGGTCAGCTATCCCTCTGCTTTCAGTAAGCTGACTGCCTCAAGACAGCTCAGTCCTTTGCTCATGTCTCAGAGTTGCTGGTCATCTCG GAGTATGTCTCCCAACCTTTCAAATAGATCATCTCCACTCACATTCAATATAGTGAATCATACCAGTGGTACAGACTGCCCTGATCCCTTTGCAAATGGTGCAGACATTCAGATAAGCAACATAGATTACAGATTGTCCAGAAAAGAGTTGCAGCAAAATTTACAAGAAGTCTTCTCAAGACATGGCAAG gTAAAAAGTGTGGAGCTCAGTCCCCACACAGACTACCAGCTGAAGGCTGTGGTTCAGATGGAAAATCTGCAGGAAGCCATCAGTGCTGTCAACAGTCTGCACAGATACAAAATTGGCAGTAAGAGGATTCAGGTCTCATTAGCAACAGGAGCTGCTAGTAAATCACTTTCTCTACTTAG CTCAGAAGCAATGTCTATTCTGCAGGATGCACCTGCTTGTTGCTTGCCTGTGTTCAAATTCACAGAAATCTATGAAAAAAA GTTTGGCCGTAAGTTAATTGTCTCAGACCTGTACAAACTCACGGACACCGTGGCCATCCGTGACCAGGGGAGCGCGAGGCTCGTGTgtctcctgcccagcagccaggccaggcagAGCCCCTTGGGCTCTTCACAGTCACACGATGGCTCCTCAGCAAACTGTAGTCCAATAATATTTGAAGAGCTGGAATATCACGAGCCTGTTTGTAAGCAGCATTGCCTGAATAAAGACTTTAT TGAACATGAGTTTGATCCAGATTCTTATAGAATTCCTTTTGTGGTTTTGTCTCTGAAGACATTTGCTCCCCAAGTTCACAGTCTTCTACAGACACATGAGGGTACTGTGCCTTTACTAAg tTTTCCTGATTGTTACATGTCAGAGTTCAATGATCTTGAAATGGTGCCAGAAGGCCAAGGTGGTGTTCCCTTAGAACATCTGATTACCTGTGTTCCTGGAGTTAACATTGCCACTGCCCAAAATGGCATTAAAGTTATCAAATGGATACATAACAAACCACCACCTCCTACTGCAG ATCCTTGGCTTCTGCGTTCCAAGAGCCCTGTAGGTAATCCCCAGCTCATTCAGTTCAGTCGAGAAGTGATAGATCTGCTCAAAAGCCAGCCATCCTGTGTCATCCCTGTCAGCAAATTCATCCCAACCTACCATCACCACTTTGCAAAGCAATGCCGAGTGTCTGACTACGGCTATTCCAAATtaatggagctgctggaagcagtgcCTCATGTACTGCAG ATTCTTGGCATGGGTTCCAAACGCTTGTTAACACTAACACACAGAGCTCAGGTGAAGCGCTTCACTCAAGATTTACTGAAGCTGCTCAAGTCCCAGGCCAGTAAGCAAGTTATTGTGAGGGAATTCCTGCAGGCTTATCACTG gtGTTTCTCTAAGGATTGGGATGTTACTGAGTATGGAGTGTGTGAACTGGCTGATATTATATCAGAAATTCCAGATACAACCATCTGTTTGTCACAGCAAGATAATGAGATGGTGATTTGTATTCCTAAAAGAG aacgTACCCAGGAGGAAATTGAAAGAACCAAGCAGTTTTCCAAGGAGGTGGTGGATCTGCTGCGGCACCAGCCCCATTTTCGAATGCCCTTCAATAAATTTATTCCTTGCTACCACCACCACTTTGGGCGCCAGTGCAAACTCGCTTACTATGGGTTTACAAAACTACTTGAACTCTTTGAAGCCATACCAGATGTCTTACTT GTACTGGAGTGTGGGGAGGAGAAGATTCTCACCCTGACAGAAGTGGAGCAGGTGAAGGCAGTGGCTGCCCAGTTGGTGAAGCTGCTGCGGGCACAGAAGGacaattccctgctgctggcgGATCTGCTGCCCGAGTACAGCAAAACCTTCGGCTACGCCCTGCGCCTGCACGACTTCGATgtcagctctgtgccagccctcaTGCAGAAACTCTGCCACGTTGTGAAG gTGGTTGACACAGAATCTGGCAAGCAAATTCAGCTGATAAACAGAAAATCTCTGCGGACTCTGACTGCGCAGTTGCTGGTCTTGCTGATGTCCTGGGATGGAACATCCTTGCTCTCAGTTGAGCAGCTTAAGCAACATTATGAAACAGTCCACAGTACTTCACTTAATCCATGTGAATATGGATTTATGACCTTAACTGAACTCCTGAAGAGTCTGCCTTACTTGGTTGAG GTTTTTACCAATGGTGCAACAGAAGAATATGTCAAGCTTACAAATCTGTATGTTTTTGCAAAGAATGTGAGGTCCTTACTTCACACCTACCATTACcagcaaatttttcttcatgagTTCCCAGTAGCATACAGCAAATACACAGGAGAAGTGCTGCAGCCTAAAGCATATGGATGCAATAATTTAGAAGAGCTCTTGGGAGCAATTCCACAG GTGGTCTGGATTAAAGGACATGGCCATAAGAGAATTGTAGTCCTGAAGAATGATATGAAAA CTCGTTTTAGCTCACCTAGTTTTCCCCCTGCTGATCATGTAGATGATCATGGAAATCAACTTGCTGACAATAATGGACATATTATGGAGACCCAAGGATCCACTTCATCAATGGAACTAAATCTAGGAAGGCCTAGCAATG TTTCTAATCAAACAGAACAAGAACTTCTTTGCCTCACAAACACATCTCCTGTTGATCTCCTGTGTGAGCCAGTACCTTCTTGCCTGCCATCCCCTCAGCTGAGACCTGATCCTGTGGTTCTTGAGTCTGCAGACCTCATTCAGTTTGAGGAACGCCCTGCACCCCTCCCAG agataatgattttaacagaagaagaaaaacagagaattgtaaccacagctgaagaaaagctgATCTCTGGTTCTGTGGTGTCTGACACCACGGAGAATGCTTCAGTGCCTCCCTGTCAGTCCTCTGAAACCCAAGTAAACAAAGAAGCAACAGACAGCCCAGCCAAAAAGCAACTCAAAAACAAGGTCAAATTGGCAGCAAACTTCTCACTTGCACCTGTAACCAAGCTTTAA